The following are from one region of the Salminus brasiliensis chromosome 14, fSalBra1.hap2, whole genome shotgun sequence genome:
- the iqsec1a gene encoding IQ motif and Sec7 domain ArfGEF 1a isoform X8, producing the protein MAYRLSKIVEGEVQSSEPAPLDRGTGYGPLTHSSSISPDTFDGSGYGQGAQPGPQRPRRPKLQHSQSILRKQAEEEAIKRSRSLSESYELSTDLQDKQVEMLERKYGGRFISRHAARTIQTAFRQYQMNKNFERLRSSMSENRMSRRIVLSNMRMQFSFEGPEKVHSSFFEGKQVSLTDEGGQMGPIVETESGDMVPVHMAAPSAQNDLSDAITELEDAFSRQVKSLAESIDDALNCRSLHEEEDQPEQGQDLQGKLPYQVKPAHGTDRRKLDNMMASYSDVTLFIDEEDLSPPIKLTHHSADPPSSTESEQRAQSVNSSQDYWSLDNKEDKVDTDTSCRSTPSLECQEPRLRMDHLPLLTIEPPSDSSADMSDRSEIDSVKRQSVYERTLAGPQASPKHIAHGLPPRGPSLPRDEEPIRHRHRQLESHLAINGNRQSKSESDFSDGDNDSINSTSNSTDTINCSSESSSRDSVREQTLSKQTYHKETRNSWDSPAFSNDIIRKRHYRIGLNLFNKKPEKGIQYLTERGFVPDTPVGVAHFLLQRKGLSRQMIGEFLGNRQKQFNRDVLDCVVDEMDFSGMELDEALRKFQAHIRVQGEAQKVERLIEAFSQRYCICNPGVVRQFRNPDTIFILAFAIILLNTDMYSPNVKPERKMKLEDFVKNLRGVDDGEDIPREMLIGIYERIRQKELKTNEDHVSQVQKVEKLIVGKKPIGSLHHGLGCVLSLPHRRLVCYCRLFEVPDPNKLQKLGLHQREIFLFNDLLVVTKIFQKKKNSVTYSFRQSFSLYGMQVLLFDNQYYPNGIRLTSAIPGADVKVLISFNAPNPQDRKKFTDDLRESIAEVQEMEKYRIESELEKQKGVVRPSMSQSMSGLKKEAGNGTMSRASLDDTYAMGEGLKRSALSSSLRDLSEAGKRGRRSSAGSLDSNMEGSIISSPHLRRRAPSSARECPSRPGPNPPSSSSSLLGSLFGSKRGKPSAQGYPPHPHGPPPHHSGQPTLISHKPHPTNLHHTAQAQMETQVVHGYHGQRCMLPQNPPPYHHHHHYHLPQPGPGPGPGSGPGPGPGPGPRVYRQHSGHAPVPHTHTHHAQFAHHHHHHHRHHREQQQQPASSKPKHCGISTVV; encoded by the exons tgtggagGGGGAAGTTCAGAGCAGTGAGCCGGCCCCTCTGGACCGTGGGACAGGCTATGGCCCCCTGACCCACAGTTCCTCCATCAGCCCCGACACGTTCGACGGCTCGGGGTACGGGCAGGGAGCCCAGCCCGGTCCACAGCGCCCACGGAGGCCCAAGCTCCAGCACTCGCAGTCCATCCTCCGCAAGCAAGCCGAGGAAGAGGCCATTAAGCGCTCGCGGTCGCTTTCCGAGAGCTATGAGCTCTCCACTGATCTGCAGGATAAACAG GTGGAGATGCTAGAGAGGAAGTATGGCGGGCGTTTCATCAGCCGCCATGCCGCTCGCACCATTCAGACGGCCTTCCGCCAGTACCAAATGAACAAGAACTTTGAGCGTCTCAGGAGTTCCATGTCCGAGAACCGCATGTCACGGCGGATCGTTCTGTCCAACATGAGGATGCAGTTTTCCTTTGAGGGACCTGAGAAAGTCCACAGCTCTTTTTTCGAGGGCAAGCAGGTGTCCCTGACTGACGAGGGCGGTCAGATGGGACCCATAGTGGAGACTGAGAGTGGGGACATGGTACCCGTGCACATGGCAGCACCTTCGGCTCAGAACGACCTCAGCGATGCTATTACAGAACTCGAGGACGCGTTCTCGAGGCAGGTGAAATCATTGGCGGAGTCTATTGACGATGCCCTGAATTGTCGGAGCTTGCATGAAGAGGAGGACCAGCCAGAGCAGGGTCAGGACTTGCAAGGCAAGCTGCCCTACCAGGTGAAACCCGCCCATGGCACCGACCGCCGCAAGCTTGATAACATGATGGCCTCCTACAGTGACGTGACGCTCTTCATCGACGAGGAGGACCTTTCTCCTCCCATCAAGCTCACGCACCACTCCGCGGACCCGCCGTCCAGCACTGAATCCGAGCAGCGCGCCCAGTCTGTCAACTCCTCGCAGGACTACTGGTCCTTGGACAACAAGGAGGACAAAGTGGACACGGACACTAGTTGCCGGAGCACCCCGTCGTTAGAGTGTCAGGAGCCTCGGCTTCGCATGGACCATCTGCCCCTGCTAACAATCGAGCCGCCCAGCGACAGCTCGGCGGACATGAGCGACCGCTCCGAGATCGACTCAGTAAAGAGACAGAGCGTTTACGAGCGTACCCTAGCCGGACCTCAGGCCAGTCCCAAACACATAGCGCATGGTCTACCTCCTAGAGGACCCTCGCTTCCTCGGGATGAGGAGCCAATCAGGCACAGGCACCGACAGCTGGAGAGCCACCTGGCCATCAACGGGAACCGACAGAGCAAGTCGGAATCAGACTTTTCCGACGGGGATAACGACAGCATCAACAGCACTTCCAACTCTACCGATACAATCAACTGCAGCTCGGAGTCGTCGTCCCGGGACAGCGTGAGGGAGCAAACGCTCAGCAAGCAAACGTACCACAAAGAGACTCGCAACAGCTGGGACTCCCCCGCCTTCAGCAACGACATCATCCGCAAGCGCCACTACCGCATAGGCCTCAACCTTTTCAACAA AAAGCCGGAGAAAGGCATTCAGTACCTGACCGAGAGAGGATTCGTTCCGGACACACCTGTGGGCGTGGCCCACTTTCTGCTTCAGAGGAAGGGGCTGAGCCGGCAGATGATTGGCGAGTTCCTGGGGAACCGACAGAAGCAGTTCAACAGGGATGTCTTAGA CTGTGTGGTGGACGAGATGGACTTCTCAGGGATGGAACTGGACGAAGCTCTCAGGAAGTTCCAGGCACACATCAGGGTCCAAGGAGAGGCCCAGAAGGTGGAACGTTTAATCGAGGCTTTCAG CCAGCGCTACTGCATCTGCAACCCAGGAGTGGTGCGGCAGTTCCGAAACCCAGACACCATCTTCATCCTGGCCTTCGCCATCATCCTCCTCAACACAGACATGTACAGCCCCAACGTTAAGCCAGAGCGCAAGATGAAGCTGGAGGACTTTGTCAAGAACCTTCGAG GGgttgatgatggtgaggacATCCCTCGCGAGATGCTGATTGGCATCTATGAGCGCATTCGCCAGAAAGAGCTGAAGACCAACGAAGACCACGTGTCTCAGGTTCAGAAGGTGGAGAAACTCATCGTGGGGAAGAAGCCG ATCGGCTCTCTTCATCATGGTCTGGGATGC GTGCTGTCCCTCCCCCACCGCAGACTGGTGTGTTATTGCCGTCTGTTTGAAGTGCCAGATCCCAACAAGCTACAGAAACTCGGTTTGCATCAGCGGGAGATCTTCCTCTTTAATGACCTCTTGGTG gtaACTAAAATCttccagaagaagaaaaactcGGTGACGTACAGCTTCAGGCAGTCCTTCTCTCTGTACGGAATGCAAGTTCTGCTCTTTGACAACCAGT ATTACCCGAATGGAATACGGCTCACCTCAGCCATTCCAGGCGCTGACGTGAAGGTCCTCATTAGCTTCAACGCTCCAAACCCTCAGGACCGCAAGAAGTTCACTGATGACCTGCGGGAGTCCATCGCTGAGGTCCAGGAGATGGAAAAGTACCGGATAGAGT CCGAACTGGAGAAGCAGAAAGGTGTAGTGAGACCCAGCATGTCCCAGAGCATGTCAGGCCTGAAGAAGGAGGCGGGTAACGGGACCATGAGTCGCGCCAGCCTGGATGACACATACGCAATGGGGGAGGGGCTAAAGAGGAGTGCGCTCAGCAGCTCCCTGCGCGACCTTTCTGAAGCAG GCAAGCGTGGGCGCCGCAGCAGTGCAGGATCACTAGACAGCAATATGGAA GGCTCCATCATTAGCAGTCCTCACCTGCGCCGGAGAGCACCCTCCTCAGCCCGGGAGTGCCCATCCCGCCCCGGCCCGAAccccccttcctcctcctcctccctgctGGGATCGCTCTTTGGCAGCAAGCGGGGAAAGCCTTCAGCGCAGGGCTACCCTCCACATCCTCATGGCCCACCTCCGCATCACTCGGGCCAACCCACCCTCATCTCTCATAAGCCCCACCCCACCAATCTGCACCACACGGCCCAGGCTCAGATGGAGACCCAGGTGGTCCACGGTTACCATGGACAGCGCTGTATGCTACCGCAGAACCCTCCGCcgtatcaccatcatcaccactacCATCTGCCCCAGCCTGGGCCTGGGCCTGGGCCTGGGTCCGGGCCTGGGCCTGGGCCTGGGCCTGGACCCCGAGTCTACCGACAGCACTCAGGCCATGCCCCcgtcccacacacacatacgcaccaTGCCCAGTTCgcacaccatcaccaccaccatcaccggcaccacagagagcagcagcagcagccggcCAGCTCCAAACCCAAGCACTGTGGCATCAGCACGGTGGTGTGA
- the iqsec1a gene encoding IQ motif and Sec7 domain ArfGEF 1a isoform X3: MSEYVSSKIVRRHASLPLDASENSLISPMCRRTFPCRQWKSASFGVEGEVQSSEPAPLDRGTGYGPLTHSSSISPDTFDGSGYGQGAQPGPQRPRRPKLQHSQSILRKQAEEEAIKRSRSLSESYELSTDLQDKQVEMLERKYGGRFISRHAARTIQTAFRQYQMNKNFERLRSSMSENRMSRRIVLSNMRMQFSFEGPEKVHSSFFEGKQVSLTDEGGQMGPIVETESGDMVPVHMAAPSAQNDLSDAITELEDAFSRQVKSLAESIDDALNCRSLHEEEDQPEQGQDLQGKLPYQVKPAHGTDRRKLDNMMASYSDVTLFIDEEDLSPPIKLTHHSADPPSSTESEQRAQSVNSSQDYWSLDNKEDKVDTDTSCRSTPSLECQEPRLRMDHLPLLTIEPPSDSSADMSDRSEIDSVKRQSVYERTLAGPQASPKHIAHGLPPRGPSLPRDEEPIRHRHRQLESHLAINGNRQSKSESDFSDGDNDSINSTSNSTDTINCSSESSSRDSVREQTLSKQTYHKETRNSWDSPAFSNDIIRKRHYRIGLNLFNKKPEKGIQYLTERGFVPDTPVGVAHFLLQRKGLSRQMIGEFLGNRQKQFNRDVLDCVVDEMDFSGMELDEALRKFQAHIRVQGEAQKVERLIEAFSQRYCICNPGVVRQFRNPDTIFILAFAIILLNTDMYSPNVKPERKMKLEDFVKNLRGVDDGEDIPREMLIGIYERIRQKELKTNEDHVSQVQKVEKLIVGKKPIGSLHHGLGCVLSLPHRRLVCYCRLFEVPDPNKLQKLGLHQREIFLFNDLLVVTKIFQKKKNSVTYSFRQSFSLYGMQVLLFDNQYYPNGIRLTSAIPGADVKVLISFNAPNPQDRKKFTDDLRESIAEVQEMEKYRIESELEKQKGVVRPSMSQSMSGLKKEAGNGTMSRASLDDTYAMGEGLKRSALSSSLRDLSEAGKRGRRSSAGSLDSNMEGSIISSPHLRRRAPSSARECPSRPGPNPPSSSSSLLGSLFGSKRGKPSAQGYPPHPHGPPPHHSGQPTLISHKPHPTNLHHTAQAQMETQVVHGYHGQRCMLPQNPPPYHHHHHYHLPQPGPGPGPGSGPGPGPGPGPRVYRQHSGHAPVPHTHTHHAQFAHHHHHHHRHHREQQQQPASSKPKHCGISTVV, from the exons tgtggagGGGGAAGTTCAGAGCAGTGAGCCGGCCCCTCTGGACCGTGGGACAGGCTATGGCCCCCTGACCCACAGTTCCTCCATCAGCCCCGACACGTTCGACGGCTCGGGGTACGGGCAGGGAGCCCAGCCCGGTCCACAGCGCCCACGGAGGCCCAAGCTCCAGCACTCGCAGTCCATCCTCCGCAAGCAAGCCGAGGAAGAGGCCATTAAGCGCTCGCGGTCGCTTTCCGAGAGCTATGAGCTCTCCACTGATCTGCAGGATAAACAG GTGGAGATGCTAGAGAGGAAGTATGGCGGGCGTTTCATCAGCCGCCATGCCGCTCGCACCATTCAGACGGCCTTCCGCCAGTACCAAATGAACAAGAACTTTGAGCGTCTCAGGAGTTCCATGTCCGAGAACCGCATGTCACGGCGGATCGTTCTGTCCAACATGAGGATGCAGTTTTCCTTTGAGGGACCTGAGAAAGTCCACAGCTCTTTTTTCGAGGGCAAGCAGGTGTCCCTGACTGACGAGGGCGGTCAGATGGGACCCATAGTGGAGACTGAGAGTGGGGACATGGTACCCGTGCACATGGCAGCACCTTCGGCTCAGAACGACCTCAGCGATGCTATTACAGAACTCGAGGACGCGTTCTCGAGGCAGGTGAAATCATTGGCGGAGTCTATTGACGATGCCCTGAATTGTCGGAGCTTGCATGAAGAGGAGGACCAGCCAGAGCAGGGTCAGGACTTGCAAGGCAAGCTGCCCTACCAGGTGAAACCCGCCCATGGCACCGACCGCCGCAAGCTTGATAACATGATGGCCTCCTACAGTGACGTGACGCTCTTCATCGACGAGGAGGACCTTTCTCCTCCCATCAAGCTCACGCACCACTCCGCGGACCCGCCGTCCAGCACTGAATCCGAGCAGCGCGCCCAGTCTGTCAACTCCTCGCAGGACTACTGGTCCTTGGACAACAAGGAGGACAAAGTGGACACGGACACTAGTTGCCGGAGCACCCCGTCGTTAGAGTGTCAGGAGCCTCGGCTTCGCATGGACCATCTGCCCCTGCTAACAATCGAGCCGCCCAGCGACAGCTCGGCGGACATGAGCGACCGCTCCGAGATCGACTCAGTAAAGAGACAGAGCGTTTACGAGCGTACCCTAGCCGGACCTCAGGCCAGTCCCAAACACATAGCGCATGGTCTACCTCCTAGAGGACCCTCGCTTCCTCGGGATGAGGAGCCAATCAGGCACAGGCACCGACAGCTGGAGAGCCACCTGGCCATCAACGGGAACCGACAGAGCAAGTCGGAATCAGACTTTTCCGACGGGGATAACGACAGCATCAACAGCACTTCCAACTCTACCGATACAATCAACTGCAGCTCGGAGTCGTCGTCCCGGGACAGCGTGAGGGAGCAAACGCTCAGCAAGCAAACGTACCACAAAGAGACTCGCAACAGCTGGGACTCCCCCGCCTTCAGCAACGACATCATCCGCAAGCGCCACTACCGCATAGGCCTCAACCTTTTCAACAA AAAGCCGGAGAAAGGCATTCAGTACCTGACCGAGAGAGGATTCGTTCCGGACACACCTGTGGGCGTGGCCCACTTTCTGCTTCAGAGGAAGGGGCTGAGCCGGCAGATGATTGGCGAGTTCCTGGGGAACCGACAGAAGCAGTTCAACAGGGATGTCTTAGA CTGTGTGGTGGACGAGATGGACTTCTCAGGGATGGAACTGGACGAAGCTCTCAGGAAGTTCCAGGCACACATCAGGGTCCAAGGAGAGGCCCAGAAGGTGGAACGTTTAATCGAGGCTTTCAG CCAGCGCTACTGCATCTGCAACCCAGGAGTGGTGCGGCAGTTCCGAAACCCAGACACCATCTTCATCCTGGCCTTCGCCATCATCCTCCTCAACACAGACATGTACAGCCCCAACGTTAAGCCAGAGCGCAAGATGAAGCTGGAGGACTTTGTCAAGAACCTTCGAG GGgttgatgatggtgaggacATCCCTCGCGAGATGCTGATTGGCATCTATGAGCGCATTCGCCAGAAAGAGCTGAAGACCAACGAAGACCACGTGTCTCAGGTTCAGAAGGTGGAGAAACTCATCGTGGGGAAGAAGCCG ATCGGCTCTCTTCATCATGGTCTGGGATGC GTGCTGTCCCTCCCCCACCGCAGACTGGTGTGTTATTGCCGTCTGTTTGAAGTGCCAGATCCCAACAAGCTACAGAAACTCGGTTTGCATCAGCGGGAGATCTTCCTCTTTAATGACCTCTTGGTG gtaACTAAAATCttccagaagaagaaaaactcGGTGACGTACAGCTTCAGGCAGTCCTTCTCTCTGTACGGAATGCAAGTTCTGCTCTTTGACAACCAGT ATTACCCGAATGGAATACGGCTCACCTCAGCCATTCCAGGCGCTGACGTGAAGGTCCTCATTAGCTTCAACGCTCCAAACCCTCAGGACCGCAAGAAGTTCACTGATGACCTGCGGGAGTCCATCGCTGAGGTCCAGGAGATGGAAAAGTACCGGATAGAGT CCGAACTGGAGAAGCAGAAAGGTGTAGTGAGACCCAGCATGTCCCAGAGCATGTCAGGCCTGAAGAAGGAGGCGGGTAACGGGACCATGAGTCGCGCCAGCCTGGATGACACATACGCAATGGGGGAGGGGCTAAAGAGGAGTGCGCTCAGCAGCTCCCTGCGCGACCTTTCTGAAGCAG GCAAGCGTGGGCGCCGCAGCAGTGCAGGATCACTAGACAGCAATATGGAA GGCTCCATCATTAGCAGTCCTCACCTGCGCCGGAGAGCACCCTCCTCAGCCCGGGAGTGCCCATCCCGCCCCGGCCCGAAccccccttcctcctcctcctccctgctGGGATCGCTCTTTGGCAGCAAGCGGGGAAAGCCTTCAGCGCAGGGCTACCCTCCACATCCTCATGGCCCACCTCCGCATCACTCGGGCCAACCCACCCTCATCTCTCATAAGCCCCACCCCACCAATCTGCACCACACGGCCCAGGCTCAGATGGAGACCCAGGTGGTCCACGGTTACCATGGACAGCGCTGTATGCTACCGCAGAACCCTCCGCcgtatcaccatcatcaccactacCATCTGCCCCAGCCTGGGCCTGGGCCTGGGCCTGGGTCCGGGCCTGGGCCTGGGCCTGGGCCTGGACCCCGAGTCTACCGACAGCACTCAGGCCATGCCCCcgtcccacacacacatacgcaccaTGCCCAGTTCgcacaccatcaccaccaccatcaccggcaccacagagagcagcagcagcagccggcCAGCTCCAAACCCAAGCACTGTGGCATCAGCACGGTGGTGTGA
- the iqsec1a gene encoding IQ motif and Sec7 domain ArfGEF 1a isoform X7: MWKYCISSRTRSVEGEVQSSEPAPLDRGTGYGPLTHSSSISPDTFDGSGYGQGAQPGPQRPRRPKLQHSQSILRKQAEEEAIKRSRSLSESYELSTDLQDKQVEMLERKYGGRFISRHAARTIQTAFRQYQMNKNFERLRSSMSENRMSRRIVLSNMRMQFSFEGPEKVHSSFFEGKQVSLTDEGGQMGPIVETESGDMVPVHMAAPSAQNDLSDAITELEDAFSRQVKSLAESIDDALNCRSLHEEEDQPEQGQDLQGKLPYQVKPAHGTDRRKLDNMMASYSDVTLFIDEEDLSPPIKLTHHSADPPSSTESEQRAQSVNSSQDYWSLDNKEDKVDTDTSCRSTPSLECQEPRLRMDHLPLLTIEPPSDSSADMSDRSEIDSVKRQSVYERTLAGPQASPKHIAHGLPPRGPSLPRDEEPIRHRHRQLESHLAINGNRQSKSESDFSDGDNDSINSTSNSTDTINCSSESSSRDSVREQTLSKQTYHKETRNSWDSPAFSNDIIRKRHYRIGLNLFNKKPEKGIQYLTERGFVPDTPVGVAHFLLQRKGLSRQMIGEFLGNRQKQFNRDVLDCVVDEMDFSGMELDEALRKFQAHIRVQGEAQKVERLIEAFSQRYCICNPGVVRQFRNPDTIFILAFAIILLNTDMYSPNVKPERKMKLEDFVKNLRGVDDGEDIPREMLIGIYERIRQKELKTNEDHVSQVQKVEKLIVGKKPIGSLHHGLGCVLSLPHRRLVCYCRLFEVPDPNKLQKLGLHQREIFLFNDLLVVTKIFQKKKNSVTYSFRQSFSLYGMQVLLFDNQYYPNGIRLTSAIPGADVKVLISFNAPNPQDRKKFTDDLRESIAEVQEMEKYRIESELEKQKGVVRPSMSQSMSGLKKEAGNGTMSRASLDDTYAMGEGLKRSALSSSLRDLSEAGKRGRRSSAGSLDSNMEGSIISSPHLRRRAPSSARECPSRPGPNPPSSSSSLLGSLFGSKRGKPSAQGYPPHPHGPPPHHSGQPTLISHKPHPTNLHHTAQAQMETQVVHGYHGQRCMLPQNPPPYHHHHHYHLPQPGPGPGPGSGPGPGPGPGPRVYRQHSGHAPVPHTHTHHAQFAHHHHHHHRHHREQQQQPASSKPKHCGISTVV, from the exons tgtggagGGGGAAGTTCAGAGCAGTGAGCCGGCCCCTCTGGACCGTGGGACAGGCTATGGCCCCCTGACCCACAGTTCCTCCATCAGCCCCGACACGTTCGACGGCTCGGGGTACGGGCAGGGAGCCCAGCCCGGTCCACAGCGCCCACGGAGGCCCAAGCTCCAGCACTCGCAGTCCATCCTCCGCAAGCAAGCCGAGGAAGAGGCCATTAAGCGCTCGCGGTCGCTTTCCGAGAGCTATGAGCTCTCCACTGATCTGCAGGATAAACAG GTGGAGATGCTAGAGAGGAAGTATGGCGGGCGTTTCATCAGCCGCCATGCCGCTCGCACCATTCAGACGGCCTTCCGCCAGTACCAAATGAACAAGAACTTTGAGCGTCTCAGGAGTTCCATGTCCGAGAACCGCATGTCACGGCGGATCGTTCTGTCCAACATGAGGATGCAGTTTTCCTTTGAGGGACCTGAGAAAGTCCACAGCTCTTTTTTCGAGGGCAAGCAGGTGTCCCTGACTGACGAGGGCGGTCAGATGGGACCCATAGTGGAGACTGAGAGTGGGGACATGGTACCCGTGCACATGGCAGCACCTTCGGCTCAGAACGACCTCAGCGATGCTATTACAGAACTCGAGGACGCGTTCTCGAGGCAGGTGAAATCATTGGCGGAGTCTATTGACGATGCCCTGAATTGTCGGAGCTTGCATGAAGAGGAGGACCAGCCAGAGCAGGGTCAGGACTTGCAAGGCAAGCTGCCCTACCAGGTGAAACCCGCCCATGGCACCGACCGCCGCAAGCTTGATAACATGATGGCCTCCTACAGTGACGTGACGCTCTTCATCGACGAGGAGGACCTTTCTCCTCCCATCAAGCTCACGCACCACTCCGCGGACCCGCCGTCCAGCACTGAATCCGAGCAGCGCGCCCAGTCTGTCAACTCCTCGCAGGACTACTGGTCCTTGGACAACAAGGAGGACAAAGTGGACACGGACACTAGTTGCCGGAGCACCCCGTCGTTAGAGTGTCAGGAGCCTCGGCTTCGCATGGACCATCTGCCCCTGCTAACAATCGAGCCGCCCAGCGACAGCTCGGCGGACATGAGCGACCGCTCCGAGATCGACTCAGTAAAGAGACAGAGCGTTTACGAGCGTACCCTAGCCGGACCTCAGGCCAGTCCCAAACACATAGCGCATGGTCTACCTCCTAGAGGACCCTCGCTTCCTCGGGATGAGGAGCCAATCAGGCACAGGCACCGACAGCTGGAGAGCCACCTGGCCATCAACGGGAACCGACAGAGCAAGTCGGAATCAGACTTTTCCGACGGGGATAACGACAGCATCAACAGCACTTCCAACTCTACCGATACAATCAACTGCAGCTCGGAGTCGTCGTCCCGGGACAGCGTGAGGGAGCAAACGCTCAGCAAGCAAACGTACCACAAAGAGACTCGCAACAGCTGGGACTCCCCCGCCTTCAGCAACGACATCATCCGCAAGCGCCACTACCGCATAGGCCTCAACCTTTTCAACAA AAAGCCGGAGAAAGGCATTCAGTACCTGACCGAGAGAGGATTCGTTCCGGACACACCTGTGGGCGTGGCCCACTTTCTGCTTCAGAGGAAGGGGCTGAGCCGGCAGATGATTGGCGAGTTCCTGGGGAACCGACAGAAGCAGTTCAACAGGGATGTCTTAGA CTGTGTGGTGGACGAGATGGACTTCTCAGGGATGGAACTGGACGAAGCTCTCAGGAAGTTCCAGGCACACATCAGGGTCCAAGGAGAGGCCCAGAAGGTGGAACGTTTAATCGAGGCTTTCAG CCAGCGCTACTGCATCTGCAACCCAGGAGTGGTGCGGCAGTTCCGAAACCCAGACACCATCTTCATCCTGGCCTTCGCCATCATCCTCCTCAACACAGACATGTACAGCCCCAACGTTAAGCCAGAGCGCAAGATGAAGCTGGAGGACTTTGTCAAGAACCTTCGAG GGgttgatgatggtgaggacATCCCTCGCGAGATGCTGATTGGCATCTATGAGCGCATTCGCCAGAAAGAGCTGAAGACCAACGAAGACCACGTGTCTCAGGTTCAGAAGGTGGAGAAACTCATCGTGGGGAAGAAGCCG ATCGGCTCTCTTCATCATGGTCTGGGATGC GTGCTGTCCCTCCCCCACCGCAGACTGGTGTGTTATTGCCGTCTGTTTGAAGTGCCAGATCCCAACAAGCTACAGAAACTCGGTTTGCATCAGCGGGAGATCTTCCTCTTTAATGACCTCTTGGTG gtaACTAAAATCttccagaagaagaaaaactcGGTGACGTACAGCTTCAGGCAGTCCTTCTCTCTGTACGGAATGCAAGTTCTGCTCTTTGACAACCAGT ATTACCCGAATGGAATACGGCTCACCTCAGCCATTCCAGGCGCTGACGTGAAGGTCCTCATTAGCTTCAACGCTCCAAACCCTCAGGACCGCAAGAAGTTCACTGATGACCTGCGGGAGTCCATCGCTGAGGTCCAGGAGATGGAAAAGTACCGGATAGAGT CCGAACTGGAGAAGCAGAAAGGTGTAGTGAGACCCAGCATGTCCCAGAGCATGTCAGGCCTGAAGAAGGAGGCGGGTAACGGGACCATGAGTCGCGCCAGCCTGGATGACACATACGCAATGGGGGAGGGGCTAAAGAGGAGTGCGCTCAGCAGCTCCCTGCGCGACCTTTCTGAAGCAG GCAAGCGTGGGCGCCGCAGCAGTGCAGGATCACTAGACAGCAATATGGAA GGCTCCATCATTAGCAGTCCTCACCTGCGCCGGAGAGCACCCTCCTCAGCCCGGGAGTGCCCATCCCGCCCCGGCCCGAAccccccttcctcctcctcctccctgctGGGATCGCTCTTTGGCAGCAAGCGGGGAAAGCCTTCAGCGCAGGGCTACCCTCCACATCCTCATGGCCCACCTCCGCATCACTCGGGCCAACCCACCCTCATCTCTCATAAGCCCCACCCCACCAATCTGCACCACACGGCCCAGGCTCAGATGGAGACCCAGGTGGTCCACGGTTACCATGGACAGCGCTGTATGCTACCGCAGAACCCTCCGCcgtatcaccatcatcaccactacCATCTGCCCCAGCCTGGGCCTGGGCCTGGGCCTGGGTCCGGGCCTGGGCCTGGGCCTGGGCCTGGACCCCGAGTCTACCGACAGCACTCAGGCCATGCCCCcgtcccacacacacatacgcaccaTGCCCAGTTCgcacaccatcaccaccaccatcaccggcaccacagagagcagcagcagcagccggcCAGCTCCAAACCCAAGCACTGTGGCATCAGCACGGTGGTGTGA